One stretch of Daphnia pulicaria isolate SC F1-1A chromosome 6, SC_F0-13Bv2, whole genome shotgun sequence DNA includes these proteins:
- the LOC124342443 gene encoding replication termination factor 2-like, translating to MGCDGGTIPKRDELVRTKKKPEQKDKDAENHCKWRLCASSQEELRSPIVACELGRMFNKQSVLEILLDKEKAPDCGKHLRSLKDIKQLVLTPNPSFKKHANMGDGYDDLQSAEFICPVLGVEMNGKFKFCFIWTCGCVMSERSLKEIKTTSCHKCQKSFINEDVIVINPSEEEFAVLQANMEARRSAAKAKNKGLKRGVEASEKNSEKGKKLKTGSLNNIAQKLIKLEDPDMAKTKASYSVSKDPHASEVYKSLFTTHDKAVNQTKGHWVTYNPFYN from the exons atGGGTTGTGATGGTGGTACAATTCCGAAGAGAGACGAATTAgttagaacaaaaaagaagccaGAACAA AAAGACAAAGATGCAGAAAATCATTGCAAATGGCGGCTGTGTGCATCATCTCAAGAAGAGCTTCGTTCCCCAATTGTAGCTTGTGAACTAGGAAGAATGTTTAATAAGCAGTCAGTGCTTGAAATTCTCCTTGACAAAGAAAAGGCTCCAGATTGTGGGAAACACCTGAGAAGCTTGAAGGACATCAAACAGTTGGTTTTAACCCCAAACCCTTCTTTCAAGAAACATGCCAACATGGGAGATGGATATGATGACTTGCAGTCAGCCGAATTCATTTGCCCTGTCCTTGGAGTTGAAATGAATGGGAAATTCAAGTTCTGCTTCATCTGGACCTGCGGATGTGTGATGTCAGAAAGATCTctcaaagaaatcaaaacaactTCCTGCCACAAG TGTCAGAAATCTTTCATTAATGAGGATGTTATAGTGATAAACCCATCAGAGGAAGAATTTGCTGTATTGCAAGCCAATATGGAGGCAAGGCGCTCAGCAGCTAAAGCCAAGAATAAAGGCTTGAAACGTGGAGTTGAAGCATCAGAAAAGAACTctgaaaaaggcaaaaaactTAAAACTGGCAGTTTAAACAACATTGCACAGAAACTCATAAAGTTAGAAGATCCTGATATGGCTAAAACTAAAGCTAGCTATAGTGTGTCTAAGGATCCTCATGCCAGTGAAGTGTACAAATCCTTATTCACAACACATGACAAGGCTGTTAATCAAACTAAAGGACATTGGGTTACATACAATCCTTTTTACAACTAA
- the LOC124341682 gene encoding E3 SUMO-protein ligase ZBED1-like: protein MLRSIIILSDSIAAVLSLMKRTDLLLDDEELLIIKGAVAILEPFEEATKDLSSQCYPSLSKVIPMVHLLLCSMKVDLSAISEDDNFYFVCLELLKNDLEENLKLRFEKVEDVPSKALTTYLDPRFKKAYFKRSGSAVENSLDRELRRVRSLRITRENLPSNVPSQISLSPASIFKNLHKETVMKTNEQRRGGENSTVNNILIIKEYNDWPLLDGVDPLQWWKNRQSDGVMLPVVQIVKRYFCIPATSVPSEFFFSKAGLIISKQRNAMKPENADMLIFLNKNA from the exons ATGCTTCGGAGTATCATCATCCTATCAGATTCCATCGCAGCCGTTTTATCCCTGATGAAGAGAACCGATCTCCTTTTAGACGACGAAGAGTTGCTAATCATAAAG GGAGCTGTCGCTATACTAGAGCCGTTTGAGGAAGCGACAAAAGATTTGAGTTCCCAATGTTATCCATCCTTGTCAAAAGTGATTCCTATGGTTCACCTTCTTCTTTGCAGCATGAAAGTTGATTTATCCGCCATTTCAGAGGATGACAACTTTTACTTTGTTTGTCTGGAACTATTGAAAAACGACTTGGAGGAAAATTTAAAGCTTCGTTTTGAGAAGGTTGAAGACGTGCCATCGAAAGCACTCACAACATATCTTGATcctag ATTCAAAAAGGCGTATTTCAAAAGAAGCGGTTCTGCAGTGGAGAATTCCCTTGATAGAGAGCTGAGAAGGGTTAGGTCTTTGAGAATCACTCGAGAAAATCTCCCCTCAAATGTGCCCAGCCAAATTTCACTCAGTCCTGCctctattttcaaaaatctcCACAAAGAAACTGTGATGAAAACCAACGAACAGAGAAGAGGTGGCGAAAACAGCACAGTCAATAACATCCTTATCATCAAAGAATACAACGATTGGCCTCTTTTGGATGGCGTTGATCCGCTTCAATGGTGGAAAAACAGACAGAGTGATGGTGTAATGCTCCCTGTGGTTCAAATTGTAAAGAGATATTTCTGTATTCCTGCTACATCCGTTCcatcggaattttttttttccaaagctggacttattatttcaaaacaaCGCAATGCTATGAAACCAGAAAATGCTGATATGCTTATCTTTTTGAACAAAAACgcttaa